The nucleotide window GGTTCGTCCTCGTCTCGGCCATGCACATCTCCGCGTCCGTCTTCGTGAACGACCACGAGCCGGGACTCTGGAAGGACATCCTCGACTGGCTCGAGGAGCGCATCGCCCCCTGGAGCCCGGAGAGCTATCGCCACAACAGCGGGACGGGGGAAGACAACGCCGCGGCTCACCTGCGCTCGCTCGCCGTTGGGCATGAGGTGATCGTCCCGGTGACCGACGGGCGACTCGACCTCGGCCCGTGGCAACGCGTGTTCTACGGGGAGTGGGACGGGGAGCGTCCCAAGCGGGTGATCATCAAGGCGATGGGGGTCTGACGCCGCCGATCGGCCGGAAGTGCCGGGGGGGGTGGCACTCCACCCCTACGCTCCCATTAGATTTACGAGTCCAACGGTCGTGCCGGTGGGGTGGGGGAGCGGGTCATGTGAGCCCCGCACTGCCTGACGGGTACCGACGAGGTCGTGCGACATCGGTGTCTCCGCGTCGTCGTGGGGAGTCGGTGCGCGCGCGGCCCGTCACCCGGGGGACGGAGGCGCACGACGCGGGGAGTGGCCGCAGGGTCCCGACCGCCGGCGCCGGAGTCACTCGCCCGGTCCGCGACAGTGCGTGCCGGAGCGGCACCCAAACCAATGGGCGCCAAGGCGCCCGCACCCGTTCTGACCACATGAACGCTCGCACCCCCCGGCACGCCCCGTCGCGCGCGCCGATCGCCCCGTTGCACCGGGGCCCGCAGGCCTTGCCCGCCCCCACGACGTCCGGGATGTACGGCCCCCCGATCCAGCACGCGCCTAACGCCGCCCTCCTCATCGACTTCGACAACGTCACGATGGGGATCCGCTCCGACCTGGCCGGCGAGCTTCGCTCGCTCCTGTCGTCGGACATCATCAAGGGGAAGGTGGCCGTGCAGCGCGCCTACGCCGACTGGCGACGCTACCCGCAGTACATCGTCCCGCTCGCCGAGTCGTCGATCGACATGATCATGGCCCCGGCCTACGGCTCGTCCAAGAAGAACGCCACCGACATCCGCCTCGCGGTCGACGCGATGGAGCTGGTCTTCACGCGCTCCGAGATCGGGACCTACATCCTGCTCTCCGGCGACTCGGACTTCGCGTCGCTGGTGACCAAGCTGAAGGAGTACGGCAAGTACGTCATCGGCGTCGGCATCCGGGAGTCGTCCAGCGACCTGCTCGTCATGAACTGCGACGAGTATTACAGCTACAACGCGCTCGCCGGGCTGGTGAAGTCCAGCGAGGAAGACGTGCAGAAGTGGGACCCCTGGGAACTGGTCGTCGAGGCCATCGGCCGGATGAAGAAGAACGGCGACGTGATGCGCTCGGACCGCCTGAAGCAGGTCATGCAGGACATCGACGCCACCTTCGACGAGAAGAACTACGGCTACTCGAAGTTCTCCAAGTTCGTCTCCGATGCCTCGGAGAAGGGACTGGTCACGATCACCAAGCTGGAGAACGGGCAGCTCGAGGTCGGGCCGGCCGGAGTCGTCCCGGCAGCTGCAGCTCCGGGCGAGG belongs to Gemmatimonadetes bacterium SCN 70-22 and includes:
- a CDS encoding secondary thiamine-phosphate synthase enzyme; amino-acid sequence: MHTHTTYLTFTTRKRHEIIDITERVEACRAAAGIREGFVLVSAMHISASVFVNDHEPGLWKDILDWLEERIAPWSPESYRHNSGTGEDNAAAHLRSLAVGHEVIVPVTDGRLDLGPWQRVFYGEWDGERPKRVIIKAMGV